The Candidatus Poribacteria bacterium genomic sequence GCTGTGAAAGGATAAGCGCGATAGCTTTCATTGATACGAACGCCAACAACTAGCTCTTTATTCATCAGGCGGTTGTCGGTATACTGGGTGCCGCTTATGCCTGCGTCGGGACTGGCATGATACATCGCGTAGTTATCGATTCTTATCTCTTGGATTTGTTTCCCCGGACGACGAAAATCGTTTGCCGCAGAGAGCACTTCTGTCAATGGATGATTTCGTTTCCAATCCTTCCAAGTGATTCGTGGTGTACCAGCTAACATCGTTAACCGTTTCCCCTTGAGTTCGCCTTCCACCGCTGCTCCAGTAATGTGCGACCAGAGGGTCCGGGTTTGGTGGTCATACATGAGCAGCGCATCGCGTAAAAGTTTGCCAGAAACGCCAAACGTGTAGATTTTTCCATCAAGTTCGCGACTATACACGATAGCCGTCTTGCAGAGTGGTCACCACGTCGTCGCAATCTTGACGCCGCCGACCTCATCATTGACAATTTCGTGTCCGTTGAGCAGATGGATCGAATAGGCGCGGCTTTCGCCATTCAAACTAACGCCAATCACCGGCGAGTTATCCGCTAGCTTCGCTTTATTGGCAGAGACAAATTCGGGGTTTAGGATTGCAGGAATCGCATCATACGGTAGAACTGTGAGGATGCGATCGTCCGAATAATCTTTTGCTGATGCAAGCGCATTGACCTCCCCCGAATCTCGGGCACAGCCGAACAGTATAAAAGCTGCTGTTGTCAATAGAAGGATTAGATTCTTTTTCATTTTTTCCCTTTTAATTTTGGCTATAGGTATACTTTCTGAGAAAGCTCTTAAAAAGAGATAGACGGAAATTCAAGTCGATTGTTATTAGAAAAGTATACCACACCGTTAGGCAGAATTCGTAATTTAACTCA encodes the following:
- a CDS encoding DUF3179 domain-containing protein — encoded protein: MYSRELDGKIYTFGVSGKLLRDALLMYDHQTRTLWSHITGAAVEGELKGKRLTMLAGTPRITWKDWKRNHPLTEVLSAANDFRRPGKQIQEIRIDNYAMYHASPDAGISGTQYTDNRLMNKELVVGVRINESYRAYPFTAFKKQSIINDEVADEPVLAFHDLESNATAVFLRTVDGETLTFKPAQGYFVKDIKTETTWNLITGVATEGKLKGHTLKRLPAMNIYWFAWARYHPETTVYN
- a CDS encoding DUF3179 domain-containing protein; amino-acid sequence: MKKNLILLLTTAAFILFGCARDSGEVNALASAKDYSDDRILTVLPYDAIPAILNPEFVSANKAKLADNSPVIGVSLNGESRAYSIHLLNGHEIVNDEVGGVKIATTW